In Natronomonas halophila, one DNA window encodes the following:
- a CDS encoding NAD+ synthase has product MAIDPGVARDHAVSFLRERLSSSGLDRYVIGISGGLDSTVALHLAVDAVGADSVTGIVLPDHPSAPENMQDARDLCKTVDVTWREANIASLVADYTDRMPYDVDTLSLGNLRARTRMVFLYLEANVHDGLVVGPDNRSEYLLGYFTKFGDGAADVRPLGDLYKTEVYDLARHIGVDERFIEKTPTAELWAGQTDEGEIGAKYADIDPFLRAYVYGDKGVEEAAETADVDMDTAERLAELVDGSAHKRDVPPTASMADRTPLG; this is encoded by the coding sequence ATGGCCATCGACCCCGGTGTCGCCCGCGACCACGCCGTGTCGTTCCTCCGGGAACGCCTGTCCTCGTCGGGCCTCGACCGCTACGTCATCGGCATCAGCGGCGGCCTCGATTCGACCGTCGCGCTCCATCTCGCCGTCGACGCCGTCGGCGCCGATAGCGTGACGGGCATCGTCCTCCCGGACCACCCCAGCGCTCCCGAGAACATGCAGGACGCCCGGGACCTCTGTAAGACGGTCGACGTTACGTGGCGCGAGGCGAACATCGCCTCGCTGGTCGCCGACTACACCGACCGGATGCCCTACGACGTCGACACCCTCTCGCTCGGGAACCTCCGGGCGCGCACCCGCATGGTCTTCCTCTATCTGGAGGCCAACGTCCACGACGGCCTCGTCGTCGGCCCCGACAACCGCTCGGAGTACCTGCTCGGCTACTTCACGAAGTTCGGCGACGGCGCCGCTGACGTCCGCCCGCTCGGCGACCTTTATAAGACGGAGGTCTACGACCTTGCGAGACACATCGGCGTCGACGAGAGATTCATCGAGAAGACGCCGACTGCGGAGTTGTGGGCCGGGCAAACCGACGAAGGCGAGATTGGGGCGAAGTATGCGGATATCGACCCTTTCCTTCGCGCGTATGTGTATGGTGATAAGGGGGTTGAGGAAGCCGCTGAGACGGCTGACGTCGATATGGATACTGCCGAACGGTTGGCTGAACTGGTCGATGGGAGTGCGCACAAGCGCGATGTGCCGCCGACGGCTTCCATGGCCGACCGAACGCCTCTGGGGTAA
- the sufB gene encoding Fe-S cluster assembly protein SufB, with the protein MSSEDLQDTDTEARFEFKKEESSAFKTEKGLTEETIRVISDDKDEPEWMLERRLRALEQFQQMPMPTDWPGQPDLSEVDIDEIVPYIRPDIETRGGAENWEDLPEEIQDTFDKLGIPEAEKNALSGVGAQYESEIVYQNMQEQWEEKGVIFCDMDKAVQEHEELVREYFMTKCVPPSDNKFAALHGAIWSGGSFVYIPEDTTVNMPVQAYFRMNSEGMGQFEHTLIIAEENSEVHYIEGCSAPKYSAFNLHSGGVEVFVKEGAHVQYSTVQNWSKNTYNLNTKRAIVEKDGTMEWVSGSMGSKATMLYPCTILKGPGATDNHITIAFAGEGQNIDTGAKVYHNAPNTKSTIESKSISKDGGRTNYRGLVHIADGAENSSTAVECDALMFDNESTSDTMPYMEIEESKVDVAHEATVGKIGDEDVFYLQSRGLDDDDAKQMIVAGFIEPITEELPIEYAVELNRLIELEMEGSLG; encoded by the coding sequence ATGAGTTCCGAAGACCTACAAGACACTGACACCGAGGCTCGATTCGAGTTCAAGAAGGAGGAGTCGTCCGCCTTCAAGACCGAGAAGGGCCTCACCGAAGAGACCATTCGGGTCATCTCCGACGACAAGGACGAACCCGAGTGGATGCTCGAACGGCGCCTTCGCGCACTCGAGCAGTTCCAACAGATGCCGATGCCGACCGACTGGCCCGGACAGCCGGACCTGAGCGAGGTCGACATCGACGAGATCGTTCCGTACATCCGTCCGGACATCGAGACCCGTGGCGGCGCCGAAAACTGGGAAGACCTCCCCGAGGAGATTCAGGACACCTTCGACAAACTGGGCATTCCGGAAGCCGAGAAGAACGCCCTCTCGGGCGTCGGCGCCCAGTACGAATCGGAGATCGTCTACCAGAACATGCAGGAGCAGTGGGAGGAGAAGGGCGTCATCTTCTGTGACATGGACAAGGCCGTCCAGGAACACGAAGAACTCGTCCGGGAGTACTTCATGACGAAGTGCGTCCCCCCGAGTGACAACAAGTTCGCTGCGCTTCACGGCGCCATCTGGTCCGGCGGCTCGTTCGTCTACATCCCCGAGGACACGACGGTCAACATGCCCGTTCAGGCCTACTTCCGGATGAACTCGGAAGGCATGGGCCAGTTCGAGCACACGCTCATCATCGCCGAGGAGAACTCCGAAGTTCACTACATCGAGGGCTGTTCGGCTCCGAAGTACTCGGCGTTCAACCTCCACTCCGGCGGCGTGGAAGTCTTCGTCAAGGAAGGCGCCCACGTTCAGTACTCGACCGTCCAGAACTGGTCGAAGAACACCTACAACCTGAACACCAAACGCGCCATCGTCGAGAAGGACGGGACGATGGAGTGGGTGTCCGGGTCCATGGGCTCGAAGGCCACGATGCTGTATCCGTGTACCATCCTCAAGGGCCCCGGTGCGACGGACAACCACATCACCATCGCCTTCGCTGGCGAGGGCCAGAACATCGACACCGGCGCGAAGGTCTACCACAACGCGCCGAACACGAAGTCGACCATCGAGTCCAAGTCCATCAGCAAGGACGGCGGCCGCACCAACTACCGCGGCCTCGTCCACATCGCCGACGGCGCCGAGAACTCCTCGACGGCCGTCGAGTGTGACGCGCTGATGTTCGACAACGAATCCACCTCGGACACCATGCCGTACATGGAAATCGAGGAGTCGAAGGTCGACGTCGCTCACGAGGCGACCGTCGGCAAAATCGGCGACGAGGACGTCTTCTACCTCCAGTCGCGCGGACTGGACGACGACGACGCCAAGCAGATGATCGTCGCCGGCTTCATCGAACCCATCACCGAGGAACTGCCTATCGAGTACGCGGTCGAACTTAACCGCCTCATCGAACTCGAAATGGAGGGTTCGCTCGGGTAA
- a CDS encoding DUF7331 family protein — protein MPDPDATSEQDSAGADERPEPVVADAVETTESYETEEGVVFYDAENPLAWMQAENVVDLDELA, from the coding sequence ATGCCCGACCCTGATGCGACGAGTGAGCAGGACAGTGCGGGCGCCGACGAGCGCCCTGAACCGGTGGTCGCCGACGCCGTCGAAACGACGGAGTCCTACGAGACAGAGGAGGGCGTGGTATTCTACGATGCGGAGAACCCCCTTGCCTGGATGCAGGCCGAAAACGTCGTCGACCTCGACGAACTGGCATAG
- a CDS encoding ABC transporter ATP-binding protein, giving the protein MATLEIKNLHAEVAEEGGEQILRGVDLEVSSGEIHALMGPNGSGKSTTAKVIAGHPAYEVTDGEVLLHIEEDEFEGVDIDDDQLTWDLLDLEPNERAALGIFLGFQYPAEIEGVTMVNFLRTALNAKLEEREELFEDEDEEAAEDEEDDEGFDTSPMEGNVEEGEVGVAEFQEILQEKMELLDMDEKFAHRYLNAGFSGGEKKQNEVLQAAILEPSIAVLDEIDSGLDIDRLQDVSKGINALRDEQGTGILQITHYQRVLDYVEPDHVHVMLDGEIAKSGGAELAEQLEDKGYDWVREEVYETA; this is encoded by the coding sequence ATGGCTACGCTTGAAATCAAAAACCTACACGCAGAGGTCGCCGAGGAGGGCGGCGAACAGATCCTCCGCGGTGTCGACCTCGAAGTCAGCTCGGGAGAGATTCACGCGCTGATGGGGCCGAACGGCTCCGGGAAGTCGACCACCGCGAAGGTCATCGCCGGCCACCCGGCCTACGAAGTCACCGACGGTGAAGTCCTCCTCCACATCGAGGAAGACGAGTTCGAGGGCGTCGACATCGACGACGACCAGTTGACCTGGGACCTCCTCGACCTGGAGCCCAACGAGCGCGCCGCGCTCGGTATCTTCCTGGGCTTCCAGTACCCCGCCGAGATCGAGGGCGTCACGATGGTCAACTTCCTCCGGACCGCGCTCAACGCCAAACTCGAAGAGCGCGAGGAACTCTTCGAGGACGAAGACGAGGAAGCAGCCGAAGACGAGGAAGACGACGAAGGCTTCGACACCTCGCCGATGGAAGGCAACGTCGAGGAAGGCGAAGTCGGCGTCGCGGAGTTCCAGGAAATCCTGCAGGAGAAGATGGAACTGCTCGACATGGACGAGAAGTTCGCCCACCGCTATCTCAACGCCGGCTTCTCCGGCGGCGAGAAAAAGCAGAACGAGGTCCTTCAGGCCGCCATCCTCGAACCGTCGATTGCCGTCCTCGACGAGATCGACTCCGGGCTGGACATCGACCGTCTGCAGGACGTCTCGAAGGGTATCAACGCCCTCCGCGACGAGCAGGGCACCGGTATCCTCCAGATTACCCACTACCAGCGGGTTCTCGACTACGTCGAACCCGACCACGTCCACGTGATGCTCGACGGCGAAATCGCCAAAAGCGGCGGTGCCGAACTCGCCGAGCAGCTCGAAGACAAGGGGTACGACTGGGTCCGTGAGGAAGTCTACGAGACCGCGTAA
- a CDS encoding DNA-directed DNA polymerase, with protein MKQGTLGAFGGGGSDGERPDEEAAAVAGSDDGDATVVDVSEHRFPDADGHVECSVTQVDYTIEGRGDDEHPVLHVFGRDENRETVHIRVYGFKPYFYTPISELDLAVDAEKPLTDADIVDSRLDHDRLTGVETYGHLAEEGQDIGAHDEREAVVYESIRGEELVKVFGQTPRDVGELRDRFEHYEADILFPNRLLIDKDVTSGVRVPVREDDDGSLKVHHTELSAVELEADTRVHTLDIEVDDRHGFPEDGEQTIICLTSHDSYRDEYVIWLYESPEGVPGPEAVEGYDPLGDGEVDVDIRAFSEEADMLVDYLDYIDETDPDVLTGWNFDDFDAPYLIDRIDRLQSRHDRLESDRLSRVDEVWDSGWGGPNIKGRVVFDLLYAYQRTQFSELDSYRLDAVGEEELGVGKERYTGDIGDLWEDDPERLLEYNLRDVELCVELDRKQNIVEFWEEVASFVGCKLEDATTPGDAVDMYVLHEIHGEFALPSKGQQESEEYEGGAVFDPITGVKEMVSVLDLKSLYPMCMVTINASPETKVDPTEYDGETYVAPNGTHFRKEPDGMIREMVDELLTEREEKKGLRNEHEPGTDAYDTYDRQQAAVKVIMNSLYGVLGWDRFRLYDKEMGAAVTATGRDVIEFTESAAADLDKEVIYGDTDSIMLELEHDISKDEAIEQSFEIEEHINDAYDEFAAELNADEHRFQIEFEKLYRRFFQAGKKKRYAGHIIWKEGKDVDDLDITGFEYKRSDIAPITKEVQKQVLEMIVTGEDPEDIKDYVHGVIERVQAGDVSLDEIGIPGGIGKKLDNYDTDTAQVRGAKYANLLLGTNFASGSKPKRLYLKKVHPEFFREVESEMGLDPSEDPLYGEFKRDPDVICFEFDDQVPDAFEVDYEKMLEKTLKGPIARVLEALDISWEEVKSGQEQTGLGSYM; from the coding sequence ATGAAACAGGGGACCCTCGGAGCGTTCGGTGGCGGCGGGAGCGACGGCGAGCGCCCCGACGAGGAAGCCGCCGCCGTCGCCGGCAGCGACGACGGCGATGCCACCGTCGTCGACGTCTCGGAGCACCGCTTTCCCGACGCGGACGGCCACGTCGAGTGTTCGGTCACGCAGGTCGACTACACCATCGAGGGCCGCGGCGACGACGAACACCCCGTCCTCCACGTCTTCGGCCGCGACGAGAACCGCGAAACCGTCCACATTCGCGTCTACGGCTTCAAGCCCTACTTCTATACGCCTATCTCGGAACTGGACCTCGCCGTTGACGCCGAAAAGCCGCTTACCGACGCCGATATCGTCGATTCCCGCCTCGACCACGACCGCCTGACCGGCGTCGAGACCTATGGCCACCTCGCCGAGGAAGGACAGGACATCGGCGCCCACGACGAACGCGAGGCCGTCGTCTACGAATCCATCCGTGGCGAGGAGTTGGTCAAGGTCTTCGGCCAGACGCCCCGAGACGTCGGTGAACTCCGGGACCGTTTCGAGCATTACGAGGCGGACATCCTCTTCCCGAACCGCCTGCTCATCGACAAGGACGTCACCAGCGGCGTTCGCGTCCCCGTCCGTGAGGACGACGACGGCAGCCTGAAAGTCCACCACACCGAACTCTCCGCGGTCGAGTTGGAGGCCGACACCCGCGTTCACACCCTCGACATCGAGGTCGACGACCGCCACGGCTTCCCCGAGGACGGCGAACAGACCATCATCTGTCTGACCAGCCACGACTCCTATCGCGACGAGTACGTCATCTGGCTCTACGAATCGCCGGAAGGCGTCCCCGGTCCGGAAGCCGTCGAGGGCTACGACCCCCTCGGCGACGGCGAGGTCGACGTCGACATCCGCGCCTTCAGCGAGGAGGCCGACATGCTCGTCGACTACCTCGATTACATCGACGAGACGGACCCCGACGTACTCACGGGCTGGAACTTCGACGACTTCGACGCGCCCTACCTCATCGACCGCATCGACCGCCTCCAGAGCCGCCACGACCGCCTCGAATCCGACCGCCTCTCGCGGGTCGACGAGGTCTGGGACTCCGGGTGGGGCGGCCCGAACATCAAGGGTCGCGTCGTCTTCGACCTCCTGTATGCCTACCAGCGCACCCAGTTCTCCGAACTCGATTCCTACCGACTGGACGCCGTCGGGGAGGAGGAGTTGGGCGTCGGCAAGGAACGCTATACCGGAGATATCGGCGACCTCTGGGAGGACGACCCCGAGCGCCTGCTCGAATACAACCTCCGTGACGTCGAGTTGTGCGTCGAGTTGGACCGCAAGCAGAACATCGTCGAGTTCTGGGAGGAGGTCGCCTCCTTCGTCGGCTGTAAACTCGAAGACGCGACCACGCCCGGCGACGCCGTCGACATGTACGTCCTCCACGAGATTCACGGCGAGTTCGCGCTGCCCTCGAAGGGCCAGCAGGAAAGCGAGGAGTACGAGGGCGGCGCCGTCTTCGACCCCATCACCGGCGTCAAGGAGATGGTGTCGGTGCTGGACCTCAAATCCCTCTATCCGATGTGCATGGTGACCATCAACGCCTCGCCGGAAACGAAGGTCGACCCCACGGAATACGACGGCGAGACATACGTCGCGCCCAACGGGACCCACTTCCGGAAGGAACCGGACGGCATGATCCGGGAGATGGTCGACGAACTCCTCACCGAGCGGGAGGAAAAGAAGGGCCTCCGCAACGAGCACGAACCCGGAACCGACGCCTACGACACCTACGACCGCCAGCAGGCCGCGGTGAAGGTCATCATGAACTCCCTGTACGGCGTGCTGGGCTGGGACCGCTTCCGCCTCTACGACAAGGAGATGGGCGCGGCCGTGACCGCCACCGGCCGGGACGTCATCGAGTTCACCGAATCGGCCGCCGCCGACCTCGACAAGGAGGTCATCTACGGGGACACCGACAGCATCATGCTGGAGTTGGAGCACGACATCTCCAAGGACGAAGCCATCGAGCAGTCCTTCGAGATAGAGGAGCACATCAACGACGCCTACGACGAGTTCGCGGCCGAACTGAACGCCGACGAGCACCGCTTCCAGATCGAGTTCGAGAAACTCTACCGGCGGTTCTTCCAGGCAGGCAAGAAGAAACGCTACGCCGGCCACATCATCTGGAAGGAGGGCAAGGACGTCGACGACCTCGACATCACGGGCTTCGAGTACAAGCGCTCTGACATCGCGCCGATTACGAAGGAAGTCCAAAAGCAGGTCCTCGAGATGATCGTCACCGGCGAGGACCCCGAAGACATCAAGGACTACGTCCACGGGGTCATCGAGCGCGTGCAGGCCGGCGACGTGAGCCTCGACGAAATCGGGATTCCGGGCGGCATCGGCAAGAAGCTCGACAACTACGACACCGACACCGCACAGGTCAGGGGTGCGAAGTACGCGAACCTCCTCCTGGGGACGAACTTCGCCAGCGGGTCGAAGCCGAAACGGCTCTACCTCAAGAAGGTCCACCCCGAGTTCTTCCGCGAAGTCGAATCCGAGATGGGATTAGACCCCTCCGAAGACCCGTTGTACGGCGAGTTCAAGCGGGACCCGGACGTCATCTGTTTCGAGTTCGACGACCAGGTGCCCGACGCCTTCGAGGTGGATTACGAGAAGATGCTGGAGAAGACGTTGAAGGGACCCATCGCGCGCGTGTTGGAGGCGCTGGATATCTCCTGGGAGGAGGTCAAAAGCGGTCAAGAACAGACCGGCCTCGGCTCGTATATGTAA